In Alkalidesulfovibrio alkalitolerans DSM 16529, one genomic interval encodes:
- a CDS encoding XTP/dITP diphosphatase — protein MSNEIVLATRNQGKITELAELLKGTGLAVLGLDAFPGAPEVEETGETFEDNALLKARAIAAFTGITAVADDSGLAVDALSGAPGVRSARYAGEDATDATNNARLLRELSGVPLEKRTARFVCVMAAVSPSGDEVVVRGEWEGRVADQARGEGGFGYDPLFVDPVDGRHAAELPRDEKNRRSHRGAAMRALLSCWPDFWKSAKRD, from the coding sequence GTGTCGAACGAAATCGTCCTCGCGACCAGAAACCAAGGCAAAATCACCGAACTCGCCGAACTCCTGAAGGGCACGGGCCTTGCGGTCCTCGGCCTGGACGCCTTCCCCGGCGCGCCGGAGGTGGAGGAAACGGGCGAGACCTTCGAGGACAACGCGCTTTTGAAGGCCAGGGCCATCGCCGCCTTCACGGGCATTACCGCCGTGGCCGACGACTCCGGACTGGCCGTGGACGCCCTTTCGGGCGCGCCGGGTGTGCGCTCGGCCCGCTACGCGGGCGAGGACGCCACGGACGCCACGAACAACGCCAGGCTGTTGCGCGAACTCTCGGGCGTGCCCCTTGAAAAGCGCACCGCCCGCTTCGTCTGCGTCATGGCCGCCGTGTCCCCCAGCGGCGATGAGGTCGTGGTGCGCGGCGAATGGGAAGGGCGCGTGGCCGACCAGGCCAGGGGCGAGGGCGGCTTCGGCTACGACCCGCTCTTCGTGGATCCCGTGGACGGCCGCCACGCGGCCGAACTGCCGCGCGACGAGAAGAACCGGCGCAGCCATCGCGGCGCGGCCATGCGCGCCCTCCTGAGCTGCTGGCCCGACTTCTGGAAATCCGCCAAGCGGGATTGA